Proteins co-encoded in one Nicotiana sylvestris chromosome 7, ASM39365v2, whole genome shotgun sequence genomic window:
- the LOC104218390 gene encoding uncharacterized protein yields the protein MEPEQHRWMYNRNYPNRGGLDVEFIQGVAKFIDYAKPLSQFGDEGTIRCPCGNCKRRKLLKPEIVKFHLYKEGFKEKYHLRTAHEEFEPSVNAHFQNFSDSKVIQWKTSQAKAARASKKDSSLHTEGLVTMRTRRRLVYKRYGSSDEVFPETHAKKKKDGKRVWVESQAEQTYVRMSINKALEYTRSRSINDQDGQRSFNRQSLRFSGASSSSQSSVNQDKPEDELEATRRKLETMQRQLEITQRLLELSQRSLQEKNDDYKRIDKDIKQLKAQVKWMVKSVKNNNIRLPVSRQIDFDNNEPVNDAVPGDNDV from the exons ATGGAACCTGAACAGCATAGATGGATGTATAATAGAAATTATCCTAATCGTGGAGGATTGGATGTAGAATTTATACAAGGGGTAGCTAAGTTTATTGACTATGCCAAACCGCTTTCTCAATTTGGTGATGAAGGCACGATTAGGTGTCCTTGTGGAAATTGCAAGCGTAGAAAGTTGTTGAAACCAGAGATTGTTAAATTTCATCTTTATAAAGAGGGGTTCAAAGAAAAATATCATTTGCGGACTGCTCATGAAGAGTTCGAGCCAAGTGTCAATGCGCATTTTCAAAATTTTAGTGATAGTAAGGTCATTCAGTGGAAGACCTCCCAGGCAAAGGCTGCCCGAGCATCTAAAAAGGACAGCTCGTTGCACACTGAGGGTTTAGTCACTATGAGGACCAGGAGGAGATTG GTGTACAAGAGATATGGGTCTAGTGATGAGGTCTTTCCTGAGACCCACGcaaagaaaaagaaggatggaaaaaggGTTTGGGTTGAATCACAGGCTGAGCAAACATATGTAAG AATGAGTATAAACAAAGCTTTGGAGTACACTCGGAGTCGGTCGATCAACGATCAAGATGGGCAGCGTTCATTTAACCGTCAGTCGCTTAGATTTTCtggtgcttcttcttcttcgcagTCCTCTGTGAATCAGGATAAGCCGGAGGATGAGTTGGAGGCAACACGGAGGAAGTTGGAGACAATGCAAAGACAATTAGAGATAACACAGAGGCTGTTGGAGTTAAGTCAAAGGTCTCTGCAAGAGAAGAATGATGATTACAAGCGCATTGACAAAGATATTAAACAGCTCAAGGCTCAGGTTAAGTGGATGGTGAAGTCTGTCAAGAATAATAATATTCGTTTGCCAGTTTCTCGACAGATCGACTTTGATAACAATGAGCCGGTAAATGATGCTGTCCCCGGTGATAATGATGTCTAG
- the LOC104218389 gene encoding uncharacterized protein encodes MLLKNFMEDKQLNLSQPFLSVRRVSPTAVSGRDETKKTEYSLPTVTHPPRYKSELKSGPVRNPGVVPFLWEQSPGKPKYESKRQIRSSEKPPIAPRLPPGRKLKDNQDSDNAHESQNIRKSQIGNTQHSTPSCMNLEEKAKKIDSIDCSKEIKQDKEKSESEDGDEAYMDAPDKLSRTESFFLNCSLSGLSGLDEPAAKPFSISLTDPQTRDFMIDRFLPAAKAMASEKTLEMPHCAPRKQPAVQEQPRQLKKVVNGDKRPQLRYGPSFARHYSQFHDNGEEEESDDDSYDDGNVPYKVCGLLPRFCLKSSFCLLNPVPGMSVRTRVPASPASRTRTGSSSTASCSGSENEDKNDVKSWDISAYANDRSQNYENKAIPGSNEEGNNPEPVCLGLQKNTSNSFPYRNDAREADLETPLAEKTLHVDIVHKVESPIMKSCSPTMERPFHLHDQDREILKKTTEQKPVVDSSLSYFTKPVEGITSQQNTQKEVFNPPSSAEKLNGGEMMALMVSGQAQDHYQDEVTSAKPKNDVKRSTRKQNVKKEKLENSSMAHSVLPAPPPLPKSPSDSWLCRTLPSLSTKNASSRLYVGTGISHEKQSCKTLSTDPKWETIVITTKGHQQYPRYSEERMALTPIPEAQ; translated from the exons ATGTTGCTGAAGAATTTCATGGAGGATAAGCAACTGAATTTGAGTCAACCCTTTCTGTCAGTAAGACGAGTCTCTCCAACAGCGGTTTCTGGGAGAGATGAGACGAAGAAAACTGAATATTCTCTCCCCACTGTAACTCATCCTCCTCGTTACAAATCAGAACTGAAGTCAGGTCCAGTGAGGAACCCAGGAGTTGTACCTTTCCTCTGGGAACAAAGCCCTGGAAAACCCAAGTACGAAAGCAAACGGCAAATTCGTTCTTCTGAAAAACCACCTATTGCCCCGAGACTTCCCCCAGGGAGGAAGCTGAAAGATAACCAGGATTCTGATAATGCTCACGAGAGTCAAAACATTAGGAAGAGCCAAATAGGAAATACTCAACATTCCACACCGAGCTGCATGAATTTGGAAGAAAAGGCGAAGAAGATTGATAGTATTGACTGCTCAAAAGAAATTAAACAGGATAAGGAAAAAAGTGAATCAGAGGATGGTGATGAAGCATACATGGATGCCCCTGATAAGCTTTCGAGAACTGAATCATTCTTTCTGAATTGTAGCCTAAGTGGCTTAAGTGGATTAGACGAGCCAGCAGCAAAACCATTTAGTATCTCGTTAACAGATCCACAAACTAGAGATTTCATGATTGATCGGTTTCTGCCAGCAGCCAAGGCGATGGCTTCAGAAAAGACTTTAGAAATGCCTCACTGTGCGCCCAGGAAGCAACCAGCTGTTCAGGAGCAACCAAGACAACTGAAGAAGGTAGTAAATGGGGATAAGCGACCTCAACTGCGTTATGGACCTAGTTTTGCCCGTCATTATTCCCAGTTTCATGATAACGgcgaagaagaagaaagtgatgATGACAGTTATGATGATGGAAATGTACCTTATAAAGTTTGTGGATTATTGCCTCGTTTTTGCTTGAAAAGTTCGTTTTGTCTTCTGAATCCTGTACCTGGTATGAGCGTACGAACTCGAGTGCCCGCATCTCCTGCCAGTAGAACACGAACTGGATCATCATCTACTGCTTCTTGTAGCGGATctgagaatgaggataagaatgaTGTGAAAAGCTGGGACATTTCTGCCTATGCTAATGATCGTTCTCAGAACTATGAGAATAAAGCAATCCCTGGCTCTAATGAAGAAGGAAATAATCCAGAGCCAGTTTGCTTGGGGTTGCAGAAGAATACCAGTAATAGCTTTCCTTATCGGAACGATGCAAGGGAAGCGGATTTAGAAACTCCTCTGGCAGAGAAAACTCTGCATGTAGATATTGTACATAAGGTGGAATCTCCAATTATGAAATCATGTTCTCCTACGATGGAAAGACCGTTTCACTTACATGATCAGGACCGTGAGATTCTTAAAAAGACAACAGAACAAAAGCCCGTGGTAGATTCTTCGCTTAGCTATTTCACTAAGCCTGTGGAGGGTATAACTTCACAGCAAAATACTCAGAAGGAAGTTTTCAATCCACCATCATCAGCAGAAAAATTGAATGGAGGGGAAATGATGGCACTGATGGTTTCTGGACAAGCTCAAGACCATTACCAGGACGAAGTCACCTCAGCGAAACCAAAGAATGATGTTAAACGCAGTACAAGAAAGCAAAATGttaaaaaggaaaagttagagAACTCAAGCATGGCACACTCGGTGCTTCCTGCTCCCCCTCCTTTGCCAAAATCTCCATCAGATTCATGGCTTTGCCGTACTTTGCCTTCACTGTCCACAaaaaatgcatcttcaagattATATGTTGGGACAGGAATAAGTCATGAAAAACAATCTTGTAAGACACTATCTACTGATCCCAAGTGGGAAACAATTGTTATAACAACAAAGGGACATCAACAGTATCCGCGGTATTCTGAG GAACGAATGGCTTTGACACCTATACCAGAAGCTCAATAG